In Methanothermobacter sp. K4, one genomic interval encodes:
- a CDS encoding NOG1 family protein translates to MIIPTVPTADELLDKGFRRARKAASLKRSSKIPGQKKAKIIESTRIQTACQVIRDRLKMIIQRLPDIESLPDFYQDYIDVTVGVDDLKKSLGALNWAVGILNQLESDYMKKIKRSKPADASNLRREAFGRISSVVRRIEGDLDFLDFAKNRLRNMPTVDFDAFTVVIAGFPNVGKSTLLRTLTGAEPEVADYPFTTKGIQIGHLERKWRKIQVIDTPGLLDRPVEDMNNIELQAMVALENIADVILFIFDASETCGYTLESQYSLYLGIKGVFNTPIITVFNKMDLAENVKYLEEYINMVEEPLMVSAFQGRGVSEIVKKLEGLYEKETGKTHDNV, encoded by the coding sequence ATGATAATACCAACAGTTCCAACAGCAGATGAACTCCTTGATAAGGGGTTCAGGAGGGCCAGGAAGGCCGCATCCCTCAAGAGGAGTTCAAAGATCCCTGGACAGAAGAAGGCCAAGATCATCGAATCAACACGCATCCAGACAGCATGCCAGGTTATAAGGGACCGTCTGAAGATGATCATCCAGCGCCTACCAGATATAGAGTCACTGCCAGACTTCTATCAGGACTACATCGATGTAACCGTGGGTGTGGATGACCTCAAAAAGTCCCTTGGCGCGCTTAACTGGGCCGTCGGAATACTCAATCAGCTTGAATCAGATTACATGAAGAAAATCAAACGTTCTAAACCAGCTGATGCATCAAATCTGAGAAGGGAGGCCTTCGGGAGGATATCATCTGTTGTAAGAAGAATTGAGGGTGACCTTGATTTCCTTGACTTTGCAAAGAACAGGCTCAGAAACATGCCAACCGTGGACTTCGATGCATTCACGGTTGTTATAGCGGGTTTTCCAAACGTGGGGAAATCAACACTGCTCAGGACACTGACGGGTGCAGAACCAGAGGTTGCTGATTACCCCTTCACCACCAAGGGTATCCAGATAGGCCACCTTGAACGTAAATGGCGGAAAATTCAGGTTATAGATACCCCCGGGCTCCTTGACCGGCCGGTTGAGGATATGAACAACATTGAACTCCAGGCCATGGTTGCCCTTGAGAACATAGCCGATGTCATACTCTTCATATTTGACGCCTCAGAGACCTGCGGATACACACTCGAAAGCCAGTACAGCCTCTACCTTGGCATAAAGGGCGTCTTTAACACCCCCATCATCACGGTTTTCAACAAGATGGACCTTGCAGAAAATGTTAAGTATCTGGAAGAATATATTAATATGGTTGAGGAACCACTGATGGTGTCTGCATTCCAGGGCAGAGGGGTCTCCGAGATAGTAAAAAAACTGGAGGGTTTATATGAAAAAGAAACTGGAAAAACCCATGACAATGTTTGA
- a CDS encoding Hsp20/alpha crystallin family protein, whose amino-acid sequence MKKKLEKPMTMFEKRRLMAEKMMEDMIKNMKEMQKEFEKKISEYTENIPEKLNMDVIETDDQIIIKTDLPGVKKDDIVIELTENTISISAVFEEEVEVREANFVKKERKYGEAKREMRLPEKIKVEEAKAKFENGVLTVELPKVEVKKKQLLKVE is encoded by the coding sequence ATGAAAAAGAAACTGGAAAAACCCATGACAATGTTTGAGAAGAGAAGGCTGATGGCCGAGAAGATGATGGAGGATATGATAAAGAACATGAAGGAGATGCAGAAGGAGTTCGAGAAGAAGATATCAGAGTACACCGAGAACATACCTGAAAAGCTGAACATGGACGTCATAGAAACAGATGACCAGATAATCATAAAGACCGACCTTCCTGGTGTTAAGAAAGACGATATAGTCATAGAACTCACAGAAAATACCATATCCATCTCTGCAGTCTTTGAAGAGGAAGTTGAGGTCCGAGAAGCCAATTTCGTCAAAAAGGAAAGGAAGTATGGTGAGGCAAAAAGGGAGATGAGGCTCCCTGAAAAGATAAAGGTAGAAGAGGCCAAAGCCAAATTTGAAAATGGTGTTCTAACAGTTGAGCTACCCAAAGTGGAGGTCAAAAAGAAACAGCTCCTCAAGGTGGAATGA
- a CDS encoding TIGR00296 family protein has protein sequence MKSISVDEGRLLIEIARSVIEERLRGSETFRLPGNLPDKFRENRGVFVTLEKNGELRGCIGYPEPVRPLIDALIDAAISAATCDPRFPPVEPEELDEIEVEVSVLTPPTPIRVENPADYPRMIRVGVDGLIVERGWARGLLLPQVATEWGWDAEEFLCNTCMKAGLPPDCFYDPQTRVYRFQAQIFRERDCR, from the coding sequence ATGAAGTCCATATCAGTAGATGAGGGAAGGCTTCTTATCGAAATTGCAAGGAGTGTAATCGAGGAGCGCCTGCGTGGCTCCGAAACATTCAGATTACCAGGGAATCTTCCTGATAAATTCAGGGAGAACAGGGGTGTATTCGTTACACTGGAGAAGAATGGAGAGCTCAGGGGATGCATAGGTTACCCTGAACCAGTAAGGCCCCTCATAGATGCCCTTATCGACGCCGCCATATCCGCGGCCACATGTGACCCGAGGTTCCCGCCTGTTGAACCTGAGGAACTTGATGAGATAGAGGTTGAGGTCAGCGTTCTCACACCACCCACCCCCATCAGGGTTGAAAATCCTGCTGATTATCCCCGAATGATTAGGGTTGGTGTTGATGGCCTCATCGTTGAGAGGGGATGGGCGAGGGGCCTTCTGCTGCCACAGGTTGCAACAGAGTGGGGATGGGACGCTGAGGAGTTCCTCTGCAACACCTGCATGAAGGCTGGACTCCCACCTGACTGCTTCTATGACCCCCAGACGAGGGTTTACAGGTTCCAGGCCCAGATATTCCGTGAAAGGGACTGCAGATAA